A window of Candidatus Vicinibacter proximus contains these coding sequences:
- a CDS encoding AI-2E family transporter codes for MQQIPNSLTRQILLIIVIITLFSLIFWNLKEFVPSFLGAYTLYILLRRPMFYLHNQKKWPKSFSAILLMVVSIIIFILPLNSLFQILGSKILPYFQNSEYLYTIVQDFIGDIERKYNIEIMTQENISSIGDWLVKEGGIFINATLKSVGIVALLYFILYFLMTNGSQIEGKFLSMLPLNEHSGRYLKKHLQSLVYSNAIGVPLVSLFQSLVALIGYWVAGVEEPFLWFVVTFIASFIPMLGAMLIYVPLSIILIYNGNLSGGIFLLAFGLLIVGSVDNLFRFWLQRKIGDTHPLITIFGVIIGLKIFGFIGLIFGPILISIVLLLLNLYNQEYSSTQPLDDEK; via the coding sequence ATGCAACAAATTCCAAATTCGTTAACTCGTCAGATACTTTTAATCATAGTAATTATAACTCTATTTAGCTTAATTTTCTGGAACCTCAAGGAATTTGTACCATCTTTTTTAGGAGCGTATACATTATACATTCTTCTTAGAAGACCAATGTTTTACCTTCATAATCAAAAAAAATGGCCTAAGTCTTTCTCCGCCATTTTATTGATGGTTGTATCAATAATTATTTTTATTCTTCCCCTAAATAGTCTATTTCAAATATTAGGGTCTAAAATTTTGCCATACTTTCAGAATTCTGAATATCTGTATACAATAGTTCAGGATTTTATAGGAGACATTGAAAGAAAGTATAATATTGAAATTATGACACAAGAAAACATAAGCTCGATAGGGGATTGGTTAGTTAAAGAAGGTGGCATATTTATCAATGCAACTCTCAAGAGTGTGGGAATTGTGGCATTACTATATTTTATTTTGTATTTTCTCATGACTAATGGAAGCCAAATTGAGGGGAAATTTCTTTCTATGTTACCGCTAAATGAACATAGTGGCAGATATTTAAAGAAGCATCTTCAATCTCTTGTTTATAGCAATGCCATTGGAGTCCCCTTGGTTTCATTATTTCAAAGCCTTGTAGCTTTAATTGGATATTGGGTTGCCGGTGTAGAAGAACCCTTTCTCTGGTTTGTGGTAACTTTTATAGCTTCATTCATTCCAATGCTTGGAGCTATGTTAATTTATGTGCCACTCTCAATAATTTTAATTTACAATGGAAATCTCTCTGGTGGAATTTTTCTTTTAGCATTCGGATTATTGATTGTAGGTTCTGTAGATAATTTATTCAGATTTTGGTTGCAAAGAAAAATAGGGGATACTCACCCATTAATTACAATCTTTGGTGTCATCATTGGCCTTAAAATTTTTGGGTTTATTGGCTTAATCTTTGGTCCTATTTTAATTTCAATTGTTCTTTTACTATTGAATCTCTATAATCAGGAATATAGCTCAACTCAACCATTGGACGATGAAAAATAG
- a CDS encoding M28 family peptidase, with amino-acid sequence MKNTRLIFFLIQLIVLPINAQTNFNLSDPFCLELLKGNFSTDSFSTRPIVSNKSLNYFLNQNLNKDSIEYFLKGIVSFQNRNTVNDFNDKPNQGIRGARNWIKAHLDKWSMLPGADLFTCEFEFDYLMCNRTRHSQLLSIIPGNGPLRKELVIVEAHLDSRCEILCDTLCLAEGADDNGSGSALLIEIARNLCQVNLSRTIVILWVTGEEQGLGGSRSFASFCKINSIPVKAVFNNDIVGGIECGKTSSPPSCPGPFQYDSTRLRIFSSGVTNSMSKNLARLTRLIMDYTSKDTSFSLPKIDVMFGEDRSGRGSDHIPFREQGYSAIRLTSSYEHGDGNPNQPDYSDRQHSSRDILGKDFNGDGILDSLYVNFNYLKNNGLVNAISAVNAASSTLNTYILQLTAGVNTLKVIIENPQDAVEYIIGIRKINSAYFDTIIFSNTPEILISGLNPSLYYVTATGKDTNGWIGMFGQEYSTRVLSKSNNLTLLPPVELMQNRPNPFDELTLIPIVINDLQFVKSANLEIHNEMGDLIKVIKLDLKSGLNEIFYDYQWNNYQSGNYFYTLKINGNIYSTKKMILSNF; translated from the coding sequence ATGAAAAATACTAGACTGATTTTCTTTCTAATACAATTGATTGTATTACCTATTAATGCCCAAACAAATTTTAATTTATCAGACCCATTCTGTTTGGAATTACTAAAGGGAAATTTTAGTACAGACAGTTTTTCAACTAGACCTATAGTTTCTAACAAAAGTCTGAACTACTTTTTAAATCAAAATCTAAACAAGGACTCCATTGAATATTTCCTAAAAGGAATTGTATCCTTTCAAAATCGAAATACAGTAAATGATTTCAATGATAAGCCAAATCAAGGGATACGAGGTGCGAGAAATTGGATCAAAGCACATTTGGATAAATGGTCTATGCTACCAGGTGCCGATCTCTTTACTTGTGAATTTGAATTTGATTATTTAATGTGTAACCGTACAAGACATTCGCAATTATTAAGTATTATTCCGGGTAATGGTCCTTTGCGCAAAGAACTAGTAATTGTGGAGGCCCATTTAGATAGTCGTTGCGAAATCCTTTGTGATACTCTTTGTTTGGCCGAGGGTGCTGATGATAATGGATCAGGCTCTGCATTGCTTATAGAAATTGCAAGAAACCTTTGTCAAGTAAATCTTTCAAGAACAATTGTTATTCTTTGGGTAACCGGGGAAGAGCAAGGACTTGGTGGATCCAGATCATTTGCTTCATTTTGCAAAATAAATTCTATTCCTGTAAAAGCTGTTTTTAACAATGATATTGTGGGTGGCATAGAATGTGGTAAAACTTCTTCTCCTCCAAGTTGTCCTGGACCATTTCAATATGATAGTACAAGATTGAGAATATTTTCTTCGGGGGTAACCAACAGCATGTCAAAAAATCTTGCACGTCTCACCAGATTGATTATGGATTACACCTCTAAAGATACTTCCTTCTCTTTACCCAAAATTGATGTTATGTTTGGAGAAGACAGGAGTGGAAGGGGAAGCGACCATATCCCATTCAGAGAGCAAGGTTATAGTGCAATAAGGCTTACTTCTTCATACGAACATGGAGACGGAAATCCCAATCAACCAGATTATTCAGACAGACAACATAGTTCCCGTGATATCCTTGGCAAGGATTTTAATGGAGATGGAATATTGGACAGCTTGTATGTGAATTTTAATTACTTAAAAAATAATGGTCTTGTAAATGCCATATCAGCAGTAAATGCTGCTTCCAGCACTCTAAACACTTACATACTACAACTAACTGCAGGCGTCAATACTTTAAAGGTTATCATAGAAAATCCACAAGATGCAGTAGAGTATATCATAGGAATCAGGAAAATTAATTCTGCCTACTTTGACACCATCATATTCTCAAATACGCCTGAGATTTTAATTAGTGGACTTAACCCAAGTTTATATTATGTAACTGCAACAGGGAAGGACACTAATGGATGGATTGGAATGTTTGGACAAGAATACAGTACTAGGGTACTCTCAAAATCCAACAATTTAACACTTTTACCCCCTGTTGAATTGATGCAAAATAGACCAAACCCCTTTGATGAATTGACTTTGATCCCCATTGTTATAAATGACCTTCAATTCGTAAAAAGTGCAAACCTCGAAATTCACAATGAAATGGGTGATTTAATAAAAGTAATAAAGCTTGATTTAAAATCAGGTCTGAATGAAATTTTTTATGATTATCAATGGAACAATTACCAGAGTGGCAACTATTTTTATACTCTAAAAATTAATGGTAATATTTATTCAACAAAAAAAATGATACTTAGTAATTTTTAA
- a CDS encoding DEAD/DEAH box helicase → MNPFATLGIQPALCTAVTELGFEQPTEIQEKAIPIFLAQNTDLIALAQTGTGKTAAFGLPILQNIDPNNHFTQALIISPTRELCMQIANDLAKFSKNLRSISVVAVYGGSSILKQIKDIKRSAQIIVATPGRLMDLMERKVIKLNNIHTVVLDEADEMLNMGFREDMEAILAQTPEEKITGLFSATMSPDIRKIANTYLKNPAEITIGKKNAAQQNISHQYSVVQAKDKYTALKRIIDFHEDFYGIVFCTTKAETQDLSDHLVRDGYSADCLHGDLAQAQRDKVMHRFRHKAIKALLATDVAARGIDIKNITHIIHYHLPDDIENYTHRSGRTARAGQKGISIALLHIREAYKLHQIEKLAGVKFEKYLIPTGEDVIHVRINNFIEFFKNQDEAENKIKFKNEWIWPLMEMEKEDLVHRLLSLEMKRFGIQYKDSPDINIDEKVREPRSFTKSPSYSDDSRGNNSRSKGKRDSGRNSSEMVRLFVNVGKKDQLKYDEVRELIFKNTKVSGRAVRDIEMKGVYSFFMTDRESADQMCQVTNASFNGRPFRIDEASKQKEGRQEFKEGRLEFKEGRQEFKGNKRRRN, encoded by the coding sequence ATGAATCCTTTTGCAACTTTGGGCATACAGCCCGCACTTTGTACCGCAGTTACCGAACTCGGTTTTGAACAACCCACAGAAATTCAAGAGAAAGCAATTCCAATTTTTCTTGCGCAAAATACCGATTTGATTGCCCTTGCCCAGACTGGCACCGGGAAAACAGCTGCTTTCGGTTTACCTATTCTTCAAAATATTGATCCAAACAACCATTTTACACAAGCGCTTATCATTTCGCCCACGCGAGAATTATGTATGCAAATAGCTAATGATTTAGCTAAGTTTTCTAAAAACCTTAGGTCCATAAGTGTTGTGGCTGTGTACGGTGGTAGTAGTATCCTTAAGCAAATAAAGGACATCAAACGATCTGCCCAAATTATTGTAGCAACTCCAGGGCGTTTGATGGATTTAATGGAAAGAAAGGTTATAAAGCTGAATAACATCCACACTGTCGTCTTGGATGAAGCGGACGAAATGCTAAATATGGGATTCAGAGAAGACATGGAGGCCATTCTGGCACAAACACCTGAAGAAAAAATTACGGGTTTGTTTTCCGCAACTATGTCGCCTGATATCCGAAAAATTGCCAACACCTACCTAAAAAATCCTGCTGAAATTACCATAGGTAAAAAGAACGCCGCACAACAAAATATCTCTCATCAATATTCCGTAGTTCAAGCCAAAGACAAGTACACAGCACTTAAACGAATCATTGATTTTCATGAGGACTTTTATGGTATTGTTTTTTGTACTACAAAAGCAGAAACTCAGGATCTAAGTGATCACCTCGTAAGAGATGGATATTCTGCAGATTGTCTGCATGGAGACCTGGCACAGGCTCAGCGCGATAAGGTCATGCATCGTTTCCGCCATAAAGCCATTAAAGCTTTGCTTGCGACAGATGTGGCAGCTAGAGGTATCGATATTAAAAATATTACCCATATTATCCATTACCATCTTCCGGATGATATTGAGAATTACACGCACAGAAGTGGGCGAACAGCACGTGCGGGGCAAAAAGGTATTTCTATTGCTTTGCTGCATATTAGAGAGGCCTACAAGTTACATCAAATAGAAAAACTAGCAGGTGTTAAATTTGAAAAATACCTGATTCCTACTGGTGAGGATGTTATCCATGTGAGAATCAACAACTTTATCGAATTTTTTAAAAATCAGGATGAAGCGGAAAATAAAATTAAGTTTAAAAATGAATGGATCTGGCCATTAATGGAAATGGAAAAAGAGGATCTTGTACATAGATTGCTATCCCTTGAGATGAAACGTTTTGGAATTCAGTATAAGGATTCTCCGGATATAAATATCGATGAAAAGGTTAGAGAACCAAGATCTTTTACCAAATCACCATCCTATTCTGATGATTCAAGAGGAAATAATAGCAGGAGCAAAGGTAAAAGAGACTCGGGAAGAAATTCTTCCGAAATGGTTAGATTATTTGTGAATGTCGGTAAAAAGGATCAACTCAAGTATGATGAGGTTAGGGAACTGATTTTCAAAAACACAAAAGTAAGTGGAAGAGCCGTTCGAGATATTGAAATGAAAGGAGTTTATTCCTTCTTTATGACAGATCGGGAAAGTGCAGATCAAATGTGTCAAGTTACAAATGCATCCTTTAACGGAAGGCCCTTCAGAATTGATGAAGCTTCTAAACAAAAAGAGGGGAGACAAGAATTTAAAGAAGGGAGACTGGAATTTAAAGAAGGTAGGCAAGAATTTAAAGGCAACAAACGCAGGAGAAATTAA
- a CDS encoding RNA-binding protein translates to MNLYVGNLDYSVKEQQLSAMFSEFGEVSSVKIITDKMTGRSKGFGFVEMPNDDEAREAIKNLDQTAIKDRNISVSEAQPPEQRERKPFRPNNNGGGGGGNRFRRF, encoded by the coding sequence ATGAATCTTTATGTAGGAAACCTTGACTACTCCGTCAAGGAACAACAACTCTCTGCCATGTTTTCTGAATTTGGTGAGGTTAGTTCTGTTAAAATCATCACTGACAAGATGACCGGCCGATCAAAAGGCTTTGGATTTGTCGAAATGCCAAATGACGATGAAGCCAGAGAAGCGATCAAAAATCTTGATCAAACGGCTATCAAAGACAGAAACATTTCTGTTTCAGAAGCTCAACCACCTGAACAAAGAGAGCGTAAACCATTCCGCCCGAATAACAACGGTGGTGGAGGTGGTGGCAACCGTTTTAGAAGATTCTAA
- the dprA gene encoding DNA-protecting protein DprA codes for MNDLLYLIALTQTENIGPIIAKQLIGYCGGAEAVFKEKPSRLLKIPGIGMQTVSGLKNKDSITKAEKELHFIQKENIKALVQSDSLYPGRLKHFPDSPLVLFFKGEADLNTEHVVSIVGTRSISSYGKQLTEQLIQHLAEFEVLVISGLAYGVDSAAHRVSLLNDIPTVGVLGHGLDRIYPAENKSLAAKMLTKGGLLTEFCSNTKPDRQNFPMRNRIVAGMSDAIVVIETKSGGGSLITAEFGNEYNKDVFAFPGKVGDELSAGCNQLIKNHKAHLIESGEDLTEMLRWEKPGNVRHKQVKKELFVNFTEDEDIVVQMIRSKQKVNIDLLSHCLNFTPSQLANILLNLQFKGVVQEMPGKTYSICI; via the coding sequence ATGAATGATTTACTTTATCTAATAGCACTAACCCAAACTGAAAATATCGGTCCTATTATTGCCAAGCAACTCATTGGATATTGTGGAGGGGCAGAAGCAGTATTTAAAGAAAAGCCCAGTAGATTATTGAAAATTCCCGGAATAGGAATGCAAACCGTGTCGGGACTGAAGAACAAAGACAGCATTACCAAAGCTGAAAAGGAACTCCACTTTATCCAAAAGGAAAACATAAAAGCATTAGTACAATCAGATAGTCTTTATCCTGGCAGGCTAAAACATTTTCCGGACAGTCCATTGGTATTGTTTTTTAAAGGAGAAGCAGATTTGAACACAGAACATGTTGTTTCAATTGTAGGGACAAGAAGTATAAGTTCGTATGGAAAACAGCTTACAGAACAGCTCATTCAGCATTTAGCTGAATTCGAAGTTTTAGTAATTAGTGGACTAGCTTATGGGGTTGATTCGGCAGCCCATCGAGTTTCATTATTAAACGATATACCAACTGTGGGTGTACTTGGTCATGGTTTGGATAGAATTTATCCGGCTGAGAACAAAAGTTTGGCGGCAAAGATGTTGACAAAAGGAGGTCTGCTCACTGAATTCTGTAGTAATACTAAGCCAGACAGACAGAATTTTCCCATGCGGAACAGAATTGTTGCCGGTATGTCTGATGCAATCGTCGTTATTGAAACAAAGTCTGGTGGGGGTAGCTTAATCACTGCCGAGTTTGGAAATGAATACAATAAGGATGTTTTTGCATTTCCTGGAAAAGTGGGGGATGAATTGTCTGCAGGTTGTAACCAGTTAATTAAAAATCACAAAGCTCATCTTATTGAAAGCGGAGAAGATCTTACAGAAATGCTTCGATGGGAAAAGCCCGGAAATGTTAGGCATAAGCAAGTAAAAAAGGAACTTTTTGTAAATTTTACTGAAGATGAGGACATAGTTGTCCAAATGATCAGGAGTAAACAAAAAGTTAATATTGATCTGTTAAGCCATTGTCTTAATTTTACGCCAAGTCAACTGGCAAATATTTTACTCAATTTACAATTTAAAGGAGTTGTCCAAGAAATGCCGGGGAAAACATATTCAATTTGCATTTAA
- a CDS encoding alkaline phosphatase — MFKNQFKGILLIGFLLHLSCLPTKPVQNVNPVLVQEVEEVSHPKNIILLIGDGMGISQITGGLYENMNWLNLERFPVIGLHKSYSADSLVTDSAAGATAFSIGIKSKNGYLGIDSSKKSHITILEESVIRGLATGLITTTSVVHATPAAFVSHQPDREQYELIAMDMMDVDFNLLIGGGKKYFERRKKDSFNLINLLLSKGYMVRDYFEEDFESYKIPSVKKFCFFTADGDPLPANRGRNYLQKATKEGLRLLENASQKGFFLMIEGGQIDWGGHDNVSEYLVSEMLDFDKAVKEALDFAEKDKNTMVIVTGDHETGGFSILPGSEMAKLKTAFTTKKHTADLIPVFAYGPGSERFAGIYENTAIYHKMRKLLFNIN; from the coding sequence ATGTTTAAAAATCAATTCAAAGGAATTCTATTAATAGGATTTCTTCTACATTTAAGTTGTTTACCAACAAAGCCTGTACAAAATGTAAATCCCGTTTTGGTTCAAGAGGTTGAAGAGGTGTCGCATCCCAAAAACATCATTTTGTTAATTGGTGATGGTATGGGAATTTCACAAATTACCGGAGGGCTTTACGAAAATATGAATTGGTTAAACTTAGAGAGGTTTCCTGTAATTGGTTTACACAAATCATATTCAGCAGATAGCTTGGTTACAGATTCAGCTGCAGGAGCGACAGCATTTTCTATAGGAATTAAATCTAAGAACGGGTACTTAGGAATAGATTCGAGTAAAAAATCTCACATTACTATTTTGGAGGAATCTGTAATAAGGGGACTTGCCACTGGGTTAATTACTACAACAAGTGTCGTACATGCGACCCCAGCAGCATTTGTTTCGCATCAACCGGATAGAGAGCAATATGAATTAATTGCAATGGACATGATGGATGTTGATTTTAATTTATTAATTGGAGGAGGTAAGAAATATTTTGAACGAAGGAAAAAGGATAGTTTTAATTTGATAAACTTACTTTTATCAAAAGGATATATGGTGAGAGATTACTTTGAGGAGGATTTTGAAAGTTATAAAATTCCTTCCGTTAAAAAGTTCTGTTTTTTTACTGCTGATGGAGACCCTTTACCAGCTAACAGAGGGAGAAATTACTTGCAAAAAGCTACAAAAGAAGGATTACGTTTGTTAGAAAATGCAAGTCAGAAAGGTTTTTTCTTAATGATTGAAGGCGGTCAGATTGATTGGGGAGGACACGATAATGTAAGTGAATACCTTGTTTCGGAAATGCTAGATTTTGACAAAGCTGTAAAAGAAGCTTTAGATTTTGCAGAAAAAGATAAAAATACAATGGTCATTGTAACCGGGGACCACGAGACTGGAGGATTTTCAATTTTGCCAGGTTCTGAAATGGCTAAACTAAAAACTGCTTTTACAACAAAAAAGCACACTGCAGATCTGATTCCAGTATTTGCTTATGGCCCAGGCTCTGAGCGATTTGCAGGAATTTATGAAAACACAGCAATTTATCATAAAATGAGAAAATTGCTTTTTAATATTAATTAA
- a CDS encoding carboxypeptidase-like regulatory domain-containing protein: MKQFLLLGMLFLSAFSNAQLNSETHPEIFRGVLFDLKTSQPIEGALLTISSPLGEMVTMTDEEGFFIVPGAPKSNFRVIISMTGYEDKVLEQVSRVNDVEYHIGLEPKKVKHLTTGY; the protein is encoded by the coding sequence ATGAAACAGTTTCTATTATTAGGTATGTTATTTTTAAGCGCGTTTTCAAATGCACAGTTGAATAGTGAAACGCATCCAGAGATTTTCCGTGGTGTACTTTTTGATTTAAAAACCAGCCAACCGATTGAGGGTGCATTGTTAACCATTAGTTCTCCTTTGGGTGAAATGGTAACCATGACAGATGAAGAGGGTTTTTTCATTGTACCAGGTGCGCCGAAGTCAAATTTTAGAGTGATTATTTCGATGACGGGATACGAAGATAAAGTACTTGAACAAGTAAGCAGAGTAAACGATGTTGAATACCATATTGGTTTGGAACCAAAAAAGGTAAAGCATCTAACCACTGGCTATTAA
- a CDS encoding 2Fe-2S iron-sulfur cluster binding domain-containing protein, with the protein MKYSPLSDIFAGQMQHSYPIKIKEVRRETDQCVSIALEIPEDQKELFRYTPGQYINLIKNVDGEELHRSYSLCSSPVEQEWRVAVKQIEGGAFSTYANKKLKAGDIIEVMPPNGKFTSEIKTGQAKSYLFLAAGSGITPIISLVKTILKTEKLSQICLIYGNQKTDQIIFLEELMGLKNLFLGRLSLYFILSRELMEEPYFNGRICREKLELFKSKLYEPNDVDEAFICGPEEMILETKAALEEQGIAPQRIHVELFGTKSSAKPTKFAGLGSDKESSILLKTDGRTVSFNLPFNSTSLLDGALKNKVNLPYACKGGVCCTCKAKLLEGEVEMVRNYGLEPEEIEAGYILTCQSFPKSAKISVDFDQ; encoded by the coding sequence TTGAAATATTCGCCATTATCTGATATATTTGCAGGACAGATGCAACATAGTTATCCCATTAAAATAAAGGAGGTCCGGCGCGAGACCGATCAGTGCGTTTCGATTGCACTAGAAATTCCTGAGGATCAAAAGGAGTTATTCAGATATACGCCTGGACAGTACATTAATCTTATAAAAAATGTTGATGGAGAGGAGTTACATAGGTCTTATTCCCTATGTTCCAGCCCAGTGGAGCAGGAATGGAGGGTAGCAGTAAAGCAAATTGAGGGTGGAGCTTTTTCAACCTATGCAAATAAAAAACTTAAAGCAGGTGATATCATAGAGGTGATGCCTCCAAATGGAAAATTTACATCAGAAATCAAGACAGGACAAGCTAAATCTTACTTATTTTTAGCGGCTGGCAGCGGAATAACACCCATCATTTCACTTGTAAAGACTATTCTGAAAACTGAAAAACTGAGTCAAATATGCCTTATTTATGGCAACCAAAAGACTGATCAAATCATATTTCTGGAAGAATTGATGGGTCTGAAAAATTTATTTCTTGGAAGACTTAGTTTATATTTTATACTCAGTCGGGAGTTAATGGAGGAACCTTATTTTAACGGTAGAATTTGTCGAGAGAAACTTGAGCTTTTCAAAAGTAAATTGTACGAACCGAATGATGTAGACGAGGCTTTTATATGTGGCCCAGAGGAAATGATTTTAGAGACCAAGGCCGCCCTTGAAGAACAAGGTATTGCTCCACAAAGGATTCACGTTGAATTATTTGGAACCAAGTCCTCAGCCAAACCTACAAAGTTTGCAGGCTTAGGTTCAGATAAAGAATCCAGTATTTTGCTAAAGACGGATGGGAGAACTGTCAGCTTTAATCTTCCATTTAATTCTACGAGTCTATTAGATGGTGCGCTTAAGAATAAAGTCAATCTTCCGTATGCATGTAAAGGTGGGGTTTGCTGTACATGTAAGGCAAAGCTTCTTGAAGGTGAGGTGGAAATGGTTAGAAATTATGGGCTAGAGCCTGAGGAAATAGAGGCAGGATATATTTTGACTTGCCAGTCATTTCCAAAGTCTGCTAAAATTTCAGTGGACTTTGATCAATAG
- the paaA gene encoding 1,2-phenylacetyl-CoA epoxidase subunit A, with product MSNEELLVHFQSRIDAEEKIEAKDWMPEEYRRTLIRQISQHAHSEVVGMLPEGNWITRAPSLKRKSVLLAKIQDEAGHGLYLYGAAETLGVERDVLIDELHSGKAKYSSIFNYPAISWADMGAIGWLVDGAAIMNQVALCRTSYGPYARAMVRICKEESFHQRQGYDILLTLSRGSDEQIRMAQDALNRWWWPSLMMFGPNDSNSPHSAQSLMWKIKRFSNDELRQKFVDMTVPQAEILGLKIPDAKLKWNPDRGHYDFGEIDWVEFNNVVKGDGPCNKLRLEARIKAHEEGAWVREAALAYAEKRSRKIA from the coding sequence ATGTCAAACGAGGAGCTGTTAGTACATTTTCAAAGTCGAATAGATGCCGAGGAGAAAATCGAAGCAAAGGATTGGATGCCTGAAGAATATAGAAGAACTTTGATTCGTCAAATTTCGCAACATGCTCATTCTGAGGTAGTTGGGATGCTTCCTGAAGGAAATTGGATAACCAGGGCTCCTAGTTTAAAACGGAAATCGGTTCTGTTAGCCAAAATTCAAGATGAGGCGGGTCATGGTCTTTATTTATATGGGGCTGCAGAGACACTTGGCGTGGAAAGGGATGTTCTAATTGATGAACTTCATTCCGGAAAAGCTAAATACTCAAGCATATTTAATTATCCGGCCATCAGTTGGGCAGATATGGGTGCGATTGGTTGGTTAGTTGATGGGGCGGCCATAATGAATCAGGTTGCATTATGCAGAACTTCTTATGGACCATATGCAAGGGCAATGGTTAGAATCTGTAAGGAGGAGAGCTTTCACCAACGTCAGGGATATGACATTTTACTTACTCTCTCAAGGGGTTCCGATGAGCAGATCAGAATGGCTCAGGATGCTCTAAACAGATGGTGGTGGCCTTCCTTGATGATGTTTGGACCTAATGATTCAAATTCACCTCATTCTGCACAAAGTTTGATGTGGAAGATTAAAAGATTCAGCAACGATGAATTGAGACAGAAGTTTGTCGACATGACCGTTCCACAAGCTGAAATATTGGGTTTGAAAATCCCAGATGCTAAACTAAAATGGAATCCAGATAGAGGACACTATGATTTCGGTGAAATCGATTGGGTAGAATTTAATAATGTGGTAAAAGGTGATGGACCTTGTAATAAATTAAGGCTTGAAGCCAGAATAAAAGCCCATGAAGAAGGAGCATGGGTAAGAGAAGCGGCACTTGCTTATGCTGAAAAACGATCACGAAAAATCGCATAA
- the paaB gene encoding 1,2-phenylacetyl-CoA epoxidase subunit B, whose product MKNWPLFEIFIRSKNGLDHRHVGSLHAADAHMALENARDVYTRRQEGVSIWVVESKDITASDPSESGAFFEPAEDKIYRHPTFYELPEALKHM is encoded by the coding sequence ATGAAAAATTGGCCATTATTTGAAATTTTTATCAGAAGTAAAAACGGATTGGACCATCGCCATGTTGGAAGTTTGCATGCAGCAGATGCGCATATGGCACTTGAAAATGCACGCGATGTCTATACTAGACGGCAAGAAGGAGTTAGTATTTGGGTAGTTGAATCTAAGGACATTACTGCTTCAGATCCATCAGAGAGCGGTGCTTTTTTTGAGCCTGCGGAGGATAAAATATACCGTCATCCAACCTTTTATGAGCTTCCTGAGGCTCTTAAACATATGTAA
- the paaC gene encoding phenylacetate-CoA oxygenase subunit PaaC, with translation MTDNKNLLDFLLIHADTGNIIGHRLGEWCGHGPVLEQDLAMTNFALDHLGRARLLYQYAGEVGGNSKTEDDLAFLRHEYEYKNLLLAEFSNTDFAHTVARQFFLDAYYIDLLEELIKSSDQKISQIASKSLKETSYHYKWSSEWLIRLGDGTEVSHSKMQTAVNQLWEFTGELFVLVESETYLANEGIIPSADTLSPKWKKRVKEIFSEATISIPDRKYQQTGGKSGNHTERLGYILADMQYMQRAFPGQKW, from the coding sequence ATGACGGACAATAAGAATTTGTTAGATTTCTTACTAATTCATGCTGATACAGGTAATATTATCGGCCACAGATTAGGTGAATGGTGCGGACATGGTCCCGTCTTAGAGCAAGACTTAGCGATGACAAACTTTGCTCTAGATCATCTTGGGAGAGCTAGATTGCTTTACCAATACGCTGGAGAAGTTGGAGGTAATTCTAAAACTGAAGATGATTTGGCTTTTTTGAGACATGAATATGAATATAAAAATCTTCTCCTCGCAGAATTTTCAAACACCGATTTTGCCCATACCGTAGCTCGTCAATTTTTTCTGGATGCATATTATATTGATCTTTTGGAGGAACTTATAAAATCATCTGATCAAAAGATATCCCAAATTGCTTCAAAATCACTTAAAGAGACATCATACCATTACAAATGGAGTAGTGAGTGGCTTATTCGGCTTGGAGATGGAACAGAAGTAAGTCACTCCAAAATGCAAACCGCCGTAAATCAACTCTGGGAGTTTACAGGGGAACTTTTTGTGCTGGTTGAATCAGAAACCTACTTGGCAAATGAGGGGATAATTCCTTCTGCCGATACCTTGTCTCCAAAATGGAAAAAGAGAGTAAAGGAGATATTTTCAGAAGCAACAATTTCGATTCCAGACAGGAAATATCAGCAAACAGGAGGCAAGTCAGGAAATCACACGGAAAGGCTCGGCTATATACTTGCGGATATGCAATATATGCAGCGTGCATTTCCAGGACAAAAGTGGTGA